aattctggcTATGAAGTTAGAATGCtgggaataaagtcagaattctgccaaCTTTTCTCCCCCTCTTATGTGGCCCTAATCCTTTTCCATAGAAAATAGTCAAGCCACACAAGAgaatataatgaaaatattggaatttcctgtaaataaatgattactTCACACTGCAGGGAAGACAGACATCACATCTATGATGCTGGACGCTGGGGCTGAGACAGATCTTGTGAATTCTGTGGGTCGTACAGCTGCTCAAATGGCAGCATTTGTAGGTGAGACAAGCACACAAGTCTTAAGTGCCAAAGAGAAGTCAAATACATCAGTGTACATTTTATTGGCAGGCCAGCACGACTGTGTGACAGTcatcaacaactttttttcacgGGCAAGACTGGAGTACTACACAAGACCTCAGGGGCTGGAGACGGAGCCCAAGTTGCCTCCGGGGTTAGCCGATCCCCTGCACAAGATCATTATGACAACCAACCTCAACCCAGTCAAGGTGAGGCCGCTTATAACAAGAACATTTTGCCCCTAAATTTCAAGGCagggcaattaaaattttcatcTCATCGCGCTTGTGTGAGCAGTAAATTTTTGATGGTCCTGAATACTGAACATACATTCTACTTAACATTTGTTCTAAAAACTAATTGTTAAATATTTGGAGTGGTGGAGGTTGACGTCATGCTCGTCCTTGTGGACATGGAGTGTTATGTTAGCTATCGTACAACGcaattgggatggaaactgaaaaaacaacaacaatagacCAAATTCGAACAcagcccaaactccagctcagatgccaagaaaactgaagaaaaaactAAGCGTGTATTCAAGCGCATGTACTCGCGCCATGCACGAGCTTGAcaaagaggctgcagttacactttacgCCAGAGGTGTCGCGAGTAAAGTAAACTCCACAATCCACCAAGGTCACAGCAGGTACAAGGTATACAATAGagttttaaactgaaaaaaaagttcatggcaTTGGGGGACAAGAACATTCCTCCACAGTGGCTTACttactttttaaagtttttggaAGAGAGTTCCAGAGGATGGGAACAGCTTTGGAGAAGGCTCTGTCACCCCAGGTCCAGGGCTTGGTTCTGAGAGGTGGAGACAGGAAGTTGGCAGCACAGGAGCGGAGGCTATGAAAACGGGTGTGGTGATGTAACAGGTTGGAGAGGTAGGAGGGAACCTGGTTGTGGAGGGCTTTGTGAGTGGGGAGAAGGACTTGGGCATGGATGAGCGTTTCAGCAGCGGGTTAGGGGAGTGATGGGCGAAGAtgggcaatcattttttaaatgaaaaaaggcAGTTGATGTGGTGTTTCAAGGAGAGGTTATTGGCAAAGATGAGTCAGAGGTTGGAAGGGGACATGGTTGAGTTGTCGATTgtgaaattgaaattgtttttgggtGAGGGATTTGGGACCGATGATGATTAAATCTGATTCATCACATTTGAGTTTCAGGTCATTTGAAAGCATTTGAGATTTTATTTCTGAGGCGGTGTGAGTTGCAGTGGTAATGGATTTGGTGGCAATGTAGAGCTGGACATCATTGGTATAGCAATGAAATAAAGTCTGGATTGTCAAATAATATTACTAAGTAGGAGCATGTGAAGGACAAATAATAACGGACCAAGCACAGAACCCTGAGGCACAACTTGTGACATGGGAGCAGTGGTGGAGTTGCAGTTATTGATACAGATGAATTGTTGTCTGTTTGTAAGATAAGACTAAGCAGGAGAGGGCGGTACCAGTGATCTTGAGGGAGTATTTCAAGCGGGACAGGAGAATGGCATGGCTCAAggtgtcaaaaggaaaatgctgaGATGGCTGCAATCTACAGAGAGGAGGGTGTCATTGGTAACTTTCTGTGACAAGAACAGAAACCAGATTGAAAAGGTTCATACAAATCATTGGAGTTGAGGTGGGTTTTTAGCTGCGTGGTGACAGCACGTTCCAGTGATGTCAGATTCCATGATGTCAGGGTTTAGCCCAGGTTTATAAGGATGGGGGTGACAGTAGCAGGTTTGAAATCAGAGCTGAGGGAGGAGTTGATGATGTTGGTGATGAGTGGGGAGACGGCTGAGAGTCTTTTATGAATTTGGATAGGACAGAGTCCAGAGAACAAGTGGATCTTTTTATGCCAGACATGAGTTTTGATAGCTGAACTGGGGACAGGGGAGAAAGTCAGAGGGGTGCTTGGGGATGATGGGTGATGATGGAGGTAGTCAGATTACTGTTAATTGTGTCTAATTTATGTTggaaaaatgacccaaaaaaagcATTGCACTTATCAACTGTGAAGGAGTTGAGGCCTGTTTCCACCGCAGGGACTTTTACGGCGCCATATGTGCAGGTCcccactgcaggagccttcccgCCCGGGCCACTTACTGGGACTTATACTGGAACAAACAGAGGTCTTACACAAGGGTAGGTATTGCATTGCCCCAAAAAGCCCCCGATGAGGCTCCGGTGCAAATTGCCtaaaaatgattttgtattaaaatgtgtTACCTTTATGTGGGACGATGCATTCTCGGCTAAGGACTCTTCCACCAAAATAATTATCCTCTttgcgttgtggtcgcagcaacctGGTCACACAGGTGCAAGATGTACATTAGGATTTttatttgctgttgactgaaaaaaatagtGAGCTACATCGGGGGACAGGAACATTCCTCCGCAGTTGCTTAGAGAGTGAACTTGCCAGGCTAGTTCTAATCATATCTGTCTGACGATCACTCTGTAAACTGGACAAACTTAATCCGCGACCGTTTAGTGGTTTAGTACTCTGCATTGTGACCATTCAGCTGGGTCATGTATGctgttaactgaaaaaaaaggtaattgcaCAGAGGGAGAGGGACAATATTCATAGGGTATGTTTATACAGTTGTTAGTACTCTGTGTTGTGGCCGcagaaaccctggtttgaaaccagGTCATGGCAGGTGCAAGTTCTAATTTGctgttttatataattttttttaagttagctaCATTGGAGGACAGGAACATTCCTTCCAGAGATCTGCTTGAACTTGTGGGGTTAGTGTAGAATAATTGCCCTGACTACCACACGCTGGACAACCTTAGTCCATGATTGTTTAGTGGTTAGCACCCAGCATTGAGGCCGTTCAAAGCCGCGTCATGGCCGGAGCACTAGgctttgctgttgactgaaaaaaataaagagttcATTTGATAGGGGGACAGGCACATTTTTCATAGGCCGTGATCATATAGTGGCTAGTACTCTGCGTCGTGGCCGCAGCAACCCCGGTTcgaatccgggtcacggcatgTGCCAGATTTACAACAAACTTTTTATGTGCTGTTGACTGTAAAAGAGTTAGTTACACTGGAGGACAGAAACGTTCCTCCACATTGGCTTACAGAGCATTACTTGAACTTGTGGGCCTAGTGGCATAATGTCGTCTCTGAGTACGGATCACAAAGAAGGATCTAGGGTAGACTGGAGAACCTTAAACCGTGATCATTTAATGTTTAGTACCCAGTGACCGTTCAAAGCCGGGTCACGGCCGGTGCAAGTACTAGACTTTGCTGttgactgcaaaaaaaaggtcactccATAGGGGGACAGGAACAGTTGTCATAGGCTACGATCATATAGTGGTTAGTATTCTGCGTTGTGGCACCAGTAACCCCGGTTTGAGTCCGGGCCACGGCAGGTGCATGATGTACAATAAgttttttatttgctgttgattgaaaaaaaagttaactttaTTGGAGGAAAGGAAGATTCCTCCGCAGTTGCTTACAGAGATCTACTTGAACTTGTGCGGTTAGTGTAAAATGATAATGCCCCTGACTACCACTCCTACCTTAGTCCATGATTGTTTTGTGATTGTTTTGTGATTAGTACGCGTTGAGACCATTCAAAGCCGGAACATGGCCGGTGCACTAGgctttgctgttgactgaaaaaaaaagtaaatttgatAGGGGGACAGAAGCATTCTACATAGGCCATGATCCTATAGTGGTTAGTATTCTGTGTTGTGGCAGCAACAACCCTGGTTCGAATCCGTTTCACTGCATGTGCCAGATGTACAAGTGACTATTTATTTGCtgttgaccaaaaaaaagttagcttCATTGGAGTACAGAAACATTCCTCCAGTGGCATAGTGCAAAATGACAATACGCCTGACTAACACTTGCTGGACAACCTTAGTTGCGATCGTTTAGTGTTTAGTACCCTGCGGTGCATGATGTATTGCTGTTGACTGCAAAAAATGGTCATTCCATAGGCGGACAGGGACATTTGTCATAGGCTGTGAttgtatagtggttagtactctgtgTTGCGGCAACTCTGGTTCGAATCCAGGTCATGGCAGGTGCAAGATGTGCAATAGAGTTTttatttgctgttgactgaaaagaATGGACAGGAACAGTCCTCCAGTTACTTCCATAGGATAGGGGCACAGGCGCATTCTTCAAAGGACGTGATTGTATAGTGGTTACTGCTCTTTGTTGTGGCCGAAACAACCCCGGTTCAAATCTGGGTCAAGGCAGGTGCAAGAAGTAGAGCAGAGGTTTTTATTGGCTGTTGACTGAAGAAAAGATAACTCTATTAGGAAATAATGGACACCTCCATGATTCGTCATCTTACCGTGGTGGAGAGGTTTGTTTGTCCCAAggatcctaggagctatgttgtgtggggctttatgcccctggcagggtcacccatgacaaacaggtcctaggtgagcgaccagacaaagcatggctacCAGACTGCTTATGATGTTTGACATAATGGACGGATGTTTCTCTAGCCCGGACGCTGGTCACCGGGGCCCcgctctggagccaggcctagAGGTGGGGCTTGTTGGCGAGCGCCTGGTGGCCATTGGCAAGGCCTGGCACATTTCGAAGAGGCACCATGTTGGCGCCGTTGTGTGTTGTGGCTGTAGCAACTCTGGGCCACCACATGTGCAAGGTGTAAAATTGAGTGAAACAAGGTAATTCCATTGGGAAACAATGAAGCCTCCACAGTGGCTTACAGCCTTGAACTTGTGGGCCTAGTGGCAAAATAGAGCGTCTACAGGTTACTTAATAGGATCTAGGTTGGAGTGGAGAACCAGGGTGTGAttgtatagtggttagtactcttcGTTGTGACCGCAATAACTCTGGTTCCAGTCCGGTTCATGGCAGGTGCAAGATACTGTATACAGCAGAGTTTGTATTAGCTGTTTACTAAAAAAAAGATAGCTACATTGGGGAACAGAAACATCCCTCCACAGTTGCTTACAGAGCACTACTTGAACTTGTGGGCCTAGTGCAAAATGATCATGTATCTGACTACCACTCTACGGTGGATCAACCTTAGTCTGTGAACACATAGTGATTAGTACTGTGCGTTATGGCCGTAGCAACCCTGGTTTGAATCCGGGTCACAGCTGGTGCAAGGTGtgcaatattgtttttatttgcagttgactgaaaaaaagttaatatattgGGAGACTGGAACATTTCTTTGTAGTGTCTTCCAGAGCACTCCTTGCACTTGCAGGGTTAGTAGCGAAATGGATCATGTGTTTGACAATGGGTCAGGAATCAGCGACTAAATCAGttgtcctaaaaaataaaaaataaagacaacaagaagcaaaatcaacaacaaatcaGTGAAAACAAATTCAGTACTGTCTGTCTAtattataaatgcattttttttaaattccagatGTAACGAGACACATACCttccaaaaagtaaaatattcgTCTCATCAGTCCATAAAATATACTCCCAAAAGTCCTAGGATATCTTTACGGTGTTTTTGGTTTTCTAAAACTAAGATGGGCCTTTGCGTCCTTTTTGGTCAGCAGTGGGTTTTCACCCTGGAACTCTGGGCAAGATATCTGCCTTACATGCTGAACTCCAAAAAGGTGAGGGAGCCCACAGTTTCTAAAATGTTGTCTAGGGTTCCATTGTGACCTGGATGTGTCGTCACAGTACTTTTGGGGTACATTTTTGTAGGATGGCCATTTGTAGGAAAGCCAATTCACCACTGTGCCACAGTTTCTCCATTGGTGGATAAtggcctgcgattggctggggAACAATTCAGAGTGTATGTGCCTTGCCTCTTAGCCAAAGACTGCTCGGATACGCTTCCAGCATggccgcgaccctagtgaggataagttAGGAGAGTGAATGAATGGTTAGTGGCTCACATCAGGGTTCATTGGAATCCTGGCTTCGTCAACCTTTTGCAGACTGACAGATGACAGTGACTGTATTTCTCAGCAGTTCCTAAGTTTCTTTGAATCGTGACATTTTGTTGCAACGTTTTCAAATCTAAGGTCAACACTTCACACAGGACCAGGTAGCTTTGaacatatttttcatccttaaaaaatattcaccatTTAAAAAAGGTATTTTATGTCTACTTGTGTTATCTTTGTATCTTATATctttgatatttacatcaaGTAAATCAAAGCATCAAAGTGTGGAATTTGAAAAAGTCAAGGCAGAAAAAATACACAAGACCATAAATCACAGTTGAACAAACACGGATGACAAAATTAACTATACTTGCCCGGAAGCAGACATAGGAACATACTAGAGTGTATCAAGGCAGGCAATAGGAATGGCAAGTGGCAATGTGCACTTTTTCTGCATCTTCCTCTTGTCTCCTCTGCATCTAAATACGCTGCTGATAATCATCAATTGTGCAACGCAGGCAATGCCACCAACTGACACACTCCAAGgactgtaaaactaaactaaaagccCCATAgcaatgagagaaaaaaaacaggaaattacatttaattttatggGGACACTGAAATGTGAGCCGCCAGGCTTCCAgttttgtttgggttgtgactGGAAGAATTGCCCCTTAAGTGCTCAATAAAGTAATCTGACTCTGAATCGGAACTTCCCGCTTCGAGTTGGATCTGTTGGGTTCCTGTATTGCCTGCAGCTCTGTCAGCTTTATCAGTTTTATAAAATACAGCATATGACACTACCTTTTTTTTGGATTGTATGATTTTCTGACATCTGTAATCAATATCCAATATTACCATGAACGAGACTGTGGCAGTTGCAGATAAGCATACATTACATGTCCAAATAGTTATCTAACATTCTGATCTGACAGATAGTCATGCTGGTGAGGGAGAACCCTGCTCTGGTGGACATTGGGGCCCTGGAGAAGTGTTACCAGGTGATGGACCTGCTGTGCGAGCAGTGTGTGAAGCAACAAGACATGAATGAGGTTCTAGCCATGAAGATGCATTACATCAGCTGCGTGCTGCAGAAATGTGTGACGTTCCTACAGAAACAAGATGACAAGTTGGATGCGTTGGTGAAGAGGTGAGGCCTAACAAAAATAGTGTTCTTCTAAGAATAGTACAGACATACTGACCAAATATACAGTTACTGGTCCACGGATTGGTCGGTTGGGACTAGCgatgttcaataccattttttttaggctgatacTGATACAATACTCAAaccttcagtactcaccgatcaCCTCAACATCGTGTCTGCCTACAGTGACTCGccccccgctctgtgattggctggacgGGTAATCATTGCCTTTCCGCCCAGAAACGTCCATCTTAtgacaaaacataacaaaatggcaaaatacatgttgtgggggaggggggggggagttgaGTCTAGAGGTGTCGATTGAGatggatttcatgtgtatacatccatGTTTATTTCTGAATGAAAACTTTGTACTCTACCTttaaattgttgagtacaactgaagacttATGTGCTCTCTACAGGAGCCCCCTGTGgtggtcaataaatgcaaaatacccATTTCGGCCTTTGATATTACTCACAAGAGTACTTACTTATTCTCAGTAGCGCACGCCGAAATAATGCTGCcggaagtaatgaaatgaacaagtgttaTCCCATTAGGAGACACACAGAAAACGAACGAGATGGAACAAACATCAGCCCACCGCCCCCtcgccaccccccacccctccgtctttctgacagttcctgaccgAAGAATGGTCACGAGCGCGGGCCGAGACCATGAAATGTGCCTGGTATcggcaccgataccgatacctggtatagGTACTGtggtttttacagtacaaaacCACAATCAAGCACCagaaaaaaatttgtttgaagATGAAATACAGAAATCTGGACATAATCAATATCATGATGTCTGTGAATTTCCTTACATTTTATATCGCTGGACCCCAGCCTTCTAAGGGGAAGAGACAGTGATGGCTTCCCACAGAACCAGGAGAAATTCATTCGAGACTGCATCAGGAAGTTCCCTTACTGTGAGACTACACTGCTTCAGCAGCTGGTGAGGAGCATTGCGCCAGTAGAGATTGTAAGTGAAGAATATAACAGAGCGTTGAACTATGTAGCGtaaaatgtgtgcattttaaaGATCAACGAGGTGAAGATGTTAGAACTATTGGAGGAATTCcactgccatttttttcccggTTAAATGCCATTTGCCTCATTCTTAGGGCAACGACCCCACAGCGTACTCAGTGTTAACTCAGGCATTGACGGGTCAGATGGCGTTTGTGGATGCGGACTACTGTGCTACATGTGGAGAGCGGGGAGCTGACAAGCGGTGCTCTCTCTGTAAATCTGTAAGTAATATTAcaatcatccacccatccaataaTACTCTCAAAACAGGGTAGCCGGTCACCAAATGCAAATGTGCAAAGTGTTGATTCTGATCTGTTGTACTTTTCCCGCTACACTAAAACTAAAAGCTCAATATAAGGCCAATGTATTATTgcaggtagtagtagtagtcataGTAGTGTTCAGTGGCGTTGCACTCATCGAGGTAGTGGGGTTCACAAGCCTTCCACTCAGGGACAGTGCCCTGCTCATATGTATCTAGTCAGTAAGCACATTAGCATCTCCTAAACAACTAGTTGCCTTTGTTACATTTGTCTTAAGCTTGCCCTACCCTAGCTCCAAAGTCCAAGTCTCTCACTGGGCCTAATGAAGATCTTGGGTCAGAATCAACCGATGCTAACCTACCAGTGTTTGACATGACCTTACTATTTAATTTTGTCTTGAAGGTGACTTACTGCAGTTTGACATGCCAAAAGCTCCACTGGTTCACCCATAAAAAGATGTGCCGGGCTATGCAGGAGCAGAATGCAGACTTGGAAAGGGACGCCCCAAGGCTGAAAGAGTTGAAAGGTGCTCACTTATTATTTCCCTTAAACTAAAACCATCTTAGCACCCGTCACAGGCCTCTGTAACAACTATCTAAAAGTAGAATCTAGTGGTTTTATTGCTACTGGAGAATTCTGTTGACTGAGACTCCAGAGCAGAATATGTTTACACATCTGTGTCCACACTGCAAACGAAGCCACCACAgacattgaaaaatgtatttcacacttgatggatATATAGGCACTCTAGAGACTCAACAATCTGTATGGAACTAATTAAATCAAAGTCAAGTTTAGCAAATTTGTCTCTTTTAGTCCACATGtggggctctattttcatagacgGGGCATGCGGAAATGCTGGCGTATTCCGATTTTCGTGCTGGTGCCAAGCTCGCTGCCAATTTGACAGACTGTTCTGCGCTGTGCTGCGCGCATTGAGCGTGTGTCCGTTGACGTGAGCCTGGCACATCTGACAGTTTCATTATAGAAAGTCTACCTAACTCTGGGGTAGGGAACTCTGgactcagaggtggcaaatccaggtcctggaagtaaaaaccctgccacagtttggctttagccctttaGCCTTTATCGCTAATTGTGTCCATTGtcgtgctagctagcaggtaaacaagcaccatgggagctagctagctagctagcaccagtggctcaagccaaactgtggcagggttatgactttctggacctggatttggcacctctgacTCTGCTGTCTGAATGAACCACTGCCCAGTTCTTCTATCTATAGTGCTCGCGAGTTGCAATATTATACTAACAGTAACAATCAGAAGACTACATAATCTCAGTTGAACgatttactggatgccagaaagattgaATACACAGCGGTGGAGCCTTTTTCTCTTAATAGGCTtaaatggctggcaaccagttcagggtgtaccccgcctactgcccgaagccagctgggataggctccagcgccccccgcgacccttgtgaggactaagcggttaagaaaatggatggatggatggatatatatatatatatatatatatatatattgttgttgtttttatttccatttactgtatatatactttttatatctgttttttctcacttttattcttctttttttttttgacagttttggtcctccatactactcaactgaactgtaaaaaactgatttttttacAGAGCACGTCTCATTTTAAAAGGATAAGATTTGGTAGGAGAAACTAATAGTCCTCATTGAATTTTATTATACAGGGACATTACTAACTACCTGTTGCACAACATTAATTACAGCATTTTCATGGTTGTCTTTCTgaaggaaccccccccccccacacacacacacacaaaaataaaaaatcttcttttATAATATTTTGATTGTTGTCATTGTAAACCTTGCACCcttaaatacaagtaaaacatGAATTATTACACTTTGATAGAGGATGAAAGCGACCTGGTGATGGAGACAGCCAACTTCCTTCAGGAGTTGT
The sequence above is drawn from the Vanacampus margaritifer isolate UIUO_Vmar chromosome 17, RoL_Vmar_1.0, whole genome shotgun sequence genome and encodes:
- the LOC144037358 gene encoding ankyrin repeat and MYND domain-containing protein 2-like isoform X1; translated protein: MAVPNKGELTASERKLLQLIEVGDVQEAAQILTSEDVRVNSLDECGMTPLMHAAYKGQADMCCLLLQHGADVNCNQHEYGYTALMFAGLSGKTDITSMMLDAGAETDLVNSVGRTAAQMAAFVGQHDCVTVINNFFSRARLEYYTRPQGLETEPKLPPGLADPLHKIIMTTNLNPVKIVMLVRENPALVDIGALEKCYQVMDLLCEQCVKQQDMNEVLAMKMHYISCVLQKCVTFLQKQDDKLDALVKSLLRGRDSDGFPQNQEKFIRDCIRKFPYCETTLLQQLVRSIAPVEIGNDPTAYSVLTQALTGQMAFVDADYCATCGERGADKRCSLCKSVTYCSLTCQKLHWFTHKKMCRAMQEQNADLERDAPRLKELKVLVLHTTQLNCKKLIFLQSTSHFKRIRFEDESDLVMETANFLQELCLRAEETVAAVGGCPAELLSCPSALSQKPSRSQE
- the LOC144037358 gene encoding ankyrin repeat and MYND domain-containing protein 2-like isoform X4 translates to MAVPNKGELTASERKLLQLIEVGDVQEAAQILTSEDVRVNSLDECGMTPLMHAAYKGQADMCCLLLQHGADVNCNQHEYGYTALMFAGLSGKTDITSMMLDAGAETDLVNSVGRTAAQMAAFVGQHDCVTVINNFFSRARLEYYTRPQGLETEPKLPPGLADPLHKIIMTTNLNPVKIVMLVRENPALVDIGALEKCYQVMDLLCEQCVKQQDMNEVLAMKMHYISCVLQKCVTFLQKQDDKLDALVKSLLRGRDSDGFPQNQEKFIRDCIRKFPYCETTLLQQLGNDPTAYSVLTQALTGQMAFVDADYCATCGERGADKRCSLCKSVTYCSLTCQKLHWFTHKKMCRAMQEQNADLERDAPRLKELKEDESDLVMETANFLQELCLRAEETVAAVGGCPAELLSCPSALSQKPSRSQE
- the LOC144037358 gene encoding ankyrin repeat and MYND domain-containing protein 2-like isoform X3: MAVPNKGELTASERKLLQLIEVGDVQEAAQILTSEDVRVNSLDECGMTPLMHAAYKGQADMCCLLLQHGADVNCNQHEYGYTALMFAGLSGKTDITSMMLDAGAETDLVNSVGRTAAQMAAFVGQHDCVTVINNFFSRARLEYYTRPQGLETEPKLPPGLADPLHKIIMTTNLNPVKIVMLVRENPALVDIGALEKCYQVMDLLCEQCVKQQDMNEVLAMKMHYISCVLQKCVTFLQKQDDKLDALVKSLLRGRDSDGFPQNQEKFIRDCIRKFPYCETTLLQQLVRSIAPVEIGNDPTAYSVLTQALTGQMAFVDADYCATCGERGADKRCSLCKSVTYCSLTCQKLHWFTHKKMCRAMQEQNADLERDAPRLKELKEDESDLVMETANFLQELCLRAEETVAAVGGCPAELLSCPSALSQKPSRSQE
- the LOC144037358 gene encoding ankyrin repeat and MYND domain-containing protein 2-like isoform X2 is translated as MAVPNKGELTASERKLLQLIEVGDVQEAAQILTSEDVRVNSLDECGMTPLMHAAYKGQADMCCLLLQHGADVNCNQHEYGYTALMFAGLSGKTDITSMMLDAGAETDLVNSVGRTAAQMAAFVGQHDCVTVINNFFSRARLEYYTRPQGLETEPKLPPGLADPLHKIIMTTNLNPVKIVMLVRENPALVDIGALEKCYQVMDLLCEQCVKQQDMNEVLAMKMHYISCVLQKCVTFLQKQDDKLDALVKSLLRGRDSDGFPQNQEKFIRDCIRKFPYCETTLLQQLGNDPTAYSVLTQALTGQMAFVDADYCATCGERGADKRCSLCKSVTYCSLTCQKLHWFTHKKMCRAMQEQNADLERDAPRLKELKVLVLHTTQLNCKKLIFLQSTSHFKRIRFEDESDLVMETANFLQELCLRAEETVAAVGGCPAELLSCPSALSQKPSRSQE